One Curtobacterium sp. MCLR17_007 DNA window includes the following coding sequences:
- a CDS encoding nuclease-related domain-containing protein, which yields MDTHEGNAAGTSAQREYERRRAKDEAKVRETWGSGRIGSIAVALSSERQSTTAWKSGATGESKVGAHLEAIASDRIIVLHDRRIPRAKANIDHIVVTRAGVWVVDAKRYQDKRPELRVEGGLFRPRVEKLIVGGDRTKLVDGVLRQVSLVREMLGQQVGAVPVTGALCFVDADWPMFGGSFRIRGVEVLWPKKLVSSRDRSRCCEPLRSVSSF from the coding sequence ATGGATACGCACGAGGGGAACGCGGCCGGCACGTCGGCGCAGCGTGAGTACGAGCGCCGGCGGGCGAAGGACGAGGCGAAGGTCCGGGAGACGTGGGGGAGTGGACGCATCGGCAGCATCGCGGTGGCCCTGTCGTCGGAGCGCCAGAGCACGACGGCGTGGAAGTCCGGCGCGACGGGGGAGTCGAAGGTTGGAGCTCACCTCGAGGCGATCGCCTCGGACCGGATCATCGTGCTGCACGACCGCCGCATTCCGCGGGCCAAGGCGAACATCGACCACATCGTCGTCACCCGCGCCGGCGTCTGGGTCGTCGATGCCAAGCGGTACCAGGACAAGCGGCCCGAGTTGCGCGTCGAGGGCGGTCTGTTCCGACCACGCGTCGAGAAGCTCATCGTCGGCGGTGACCGCACGAAGCTCGTCGACGGGGTGCTCCGTCAGGTGTCGCTCGTGAGGGAGATGCTCGGCCAGCAGGTGGGCGCCGTCCCCGTGACCGGTGCGCTCTGCTTCGTCGACGCCGACTGGCCGATGTTCGGCGGCTCGTTCCGCATTCGTGGCGTTGAGGTGCTGTGGCCGAAGAAGCTCGTCAGTTCCCGCGACCGAAGTCGCTGCTGTGAGCCGCTTCGCTCTGTGTCATCCTTCTGA
- a CDS encoding DNA-3-methyladenine glycosylase 2 family protein → MSRLETLHEVIGPWSLAITRQFWEGFAPGKLASQTLSQGIQTTFLCDTDWQRVDAVVTQDGPSVRIVVEGTGDLDAATDQVRRLLSIDIDGRGWSDVAARDEVIADAQAQLRGFRPCGFFSPYEAAVWSVLSRRLQTRQAAAIKTRLTQQLGDDGAFPTPATLLATTLTLPDRKAEYLRAIAEAALDGQLTGSHLRSLQPANAFDQVQSILGMGPFSAELVVIRGANFPDVLPRHEGKLSDEIPRRYGTDRSIDEITEAWKPFRSWAAVHLRALRAAEGR, encoded by the coding sequence ATGTCTCGACTCGAGACCCTCCACGAGGTCATCGGGCCCTGGTCCCTCGCCATCACCAGACAATTCTGGGAGGGTTTCGCCCCCGGCAAGCTCGCGTCACAGACGTTGTCCCAGGGCATTCAGACCACCTTCTTGTGCGACACGGACTGGCAGCGGGTGGACGCCGTCGTCACCCAAGACGGGCCGTCCGTCCGCATCGTGGTCGAGGGCACCGGGGACCTGGATGCAGCGACCGACCAGGTCCGTCGACTGCTGTCAATCGACATCGACGGGCGCGGCTGGTCCGACGTCGCGGCGCGCGATGAGGTCATCGCGGATGCGCAAGCGCAGCTCCGCGGGTTCCGACCGTGCGGCTTCTTCTCGCCCTACGAGGCGGCCGTGTGGTCGGTGCTGTCGCGCCGCCTGCAGACCCGGCAGGCAGCGGCCATCAAGACGCGGCTCACGCAGCAGCTCGGCGACGACGGAGCCTTTCCGACGCCGGCCACCCTGCTCGCGACGACGCTCACGTTGCCGGACCGCAAGGCGGAGTACCTGCGGGCGATCGCCGAAGCCGCTCTCGACGGCCAGCTCACCGGCTCGCACCTCCGCTCGTTGCAGCCGGCCAACGCGTTCGACCAGGTACAGAGCATCCTCGGAATGGGGCCGTTCTCAGCCGAGCTCGTAGTGATCCGCGGCGCGAACTTCCCCGACGTCCTGCCGCGCCACGAGGGCAAGCTGAGCGACGAAATCCCGAGACGCTACGGAACCGATCGCTCGATCGACGAGATCACCGAGGCGTGGAAGCCGTTTCGCTCCTGGGCCGCGGTGCACCTGCGCGCGCTGCGAGCTGCAGAGGGTAGATGA